In Terriglobales bacterium, a single genomic region encodes these proteins:
- a CDS encoding methylmalonyl-CoA mutase family protein gives MAPERKPAEKLAESPIQDVFEGRHPSQSEKEWAEEALAPTLERHPEKPIGAPTGVNQDEHGNARFTTISGVPIRRLYTQADLPEDWSYEKHLNYPGQPPYTRGIHASGYRGKLWTMRQFSGFASPEETNERYKYLLEHGSGGLSVAFDLPTLMGYDSDHPASEGEVGKCGVAIDSLEDMEILFNGIDLEHTTVSMTINSPASVLWAMYLAVAEKQGADWKRISGTTQNDILKEYIAQKEYIYPPAPSMRLVVDTFEFGSAFTPRFNTISISGYHIREAGSTAVQELAFTLYDGIEYVEWARRRGLDVDEFGPRLSFFFNAHNDFFEEIAKYRAARKLWYGVMKDRFGAKNDRTRLLRFHTQTAGVSLTAQQAMNNIARVAIQALAAVLGGTQSLHCDGFDEALALPTADAARIALRTQQILAYESGVPNTVDPLGGSYFVEKLTLEMEEGAQEYFKKLDAMGGMVQAIERGYPQKEIAESAYQYQRAVEAKEKIIVGVNEFTMEEDRPPDTLYIDESVARHQSEKLAALRQRRSNDEVRRRLDALKRAAAQEPKAAGNGRVSDANTMPYILECVRAYATVGEVCEALREVYGTYQETSVT, from the coding sequence GACGAGCACGGGAACGCGCGTTTTACCACCATTTCCGGCGTTCCTATTCGGAGGCTCTACACCCAGGCCGATCTGCCGGAAGACTGGAGCTACGAGAAGCACCTGAACTATCCCGGCCAGCCGCCTTACACCCGCGGCATTCACGCTTCCGGCTACCGCGGCAAGCTGTGGACCATGCGCCAGTTCTCCGGCTTCGCTTCGCCGGAAGAGACCAACGAGCGCTACAAGTACCTGCTGGAGCACGGCAGCGGCGGGCTCTCCGTCGCCTTCGACCTGCCCACCCTGATGGGCTATGACAGCGATCATCCCGCCAGCGAAGGCGAGGTCGGCAAGTGTGGCGTGGCCATCGATTCGCTCGAGGACATGGAGATCCTGTTTAACGGCATCGACCTGGAACACACCACCGTCTCCATGACCATCAATTCGCCTGCGTCGGTCCTGTGGGCGATGTACCTGGCGGTGGCGGAAAAGCAGGGCGCCGACTGGAAGAGGATCTCCGGCACCACCCAGAACGACATCCTCAAGGAGTACATCGCGCAGAAGGAGTACATCTACCCGCCCGCACCCTCCATGCGGCTGGTGGTGGATACGTTCGAGTTCGGCTCCGCGTTCACGCCCCGCTTCAACACCATCTCCATCAGCGGTTACCACATTCGCGAAGCCGGCTCCACCGCGGTCCAGGAGCTGGCCTTCACGCTCTACGACGGCATCGAGTACGTGGAATGGGCCCGCCGGCGCGGCCTGGACGTGGACGAGTTCGGCCCCCGCCTCAGCTTCTTCTTCAACGCGCACAACGATTTCTTCGAGGAGATCGCCAAGTACCGCGCCGCGCGCAAACTCTGGTACGGGGTGATGAAGGACCGCTTCGGGGCGAAGAACGACCGCACCCGGCTGTTGCGCTTCCACACGCAGACCGCCGGTGTCTCCCTCACCGCGCAGCAGGCCATGAACAACATTGCGCGCGTGGCCATCCAGGCTCTGGCCGCGGTGCTGGGCGGAACGCAATCCCTGCATTGCGACGGCTTCGACGAAGCCCTGGCCCTGCCCACCGCCGATGCTGCCCGCATCGCGCTGCGCACCCAGCAGATCCTGGCCTACGAGTCGGGCGTGCCCAACACCGTAGATCCGCTCGGCGGCAGCTACTTCGTCGAGAAGCTCACGCTGGAGATGGAGGAAGGAGCACAAGAGTACTTCAAGAAGCTCGACGCCATGGGCGGCATGGTGCAGGCCATCGAGCGCGGCTACCCGCAAAAGGAGATTGCGGAGTCCGCTTACCAGTACCAGCGCGCCGTCGAGGCCAAAGAGAAGATCATCGTGGGCGTGAACGAATTCACGATGGAAGAAGACCGTCCGCCGGATACGCTTTACATCGATGAATCCGTCGCCCGCCACCAGTCGGAGAAGCTGGCCGCGCTCAGACAGCGCCGCTCCAACGACGAAGTCCGCCGTCGCCTCGATGCGCTGAAGCGTGCCGCTGCCCAGGAACCCAAGGCAGCCGGCAACGGCCGCGTCTCTGACGCCAACACCATGCCGTACATCCTCGAGTGCGTCCGCGCCTACGCCACCGTAGGTGAAGTCTGCGAAGCCCTGCGCGAGGTGTACGGGACCTACCAGGAGACCAGCGTCACCTAG
- a CDS encoding DNA-3-methyladenine glycosylase codes for MQHALNHLRRSDPVLGAIIERVGEFRMEYDEPSFDTLARAIIYQQLSGKAAATIARRVVEACGGKLEPERILALHPNKLRACGLSKQKLRYVRDLARHARNGELDLESLEKMEDAEVIAVLTRVKGIGVWTAQMFLMFALRRPNVLPTGDLGVQNAIRRAYRKRKVTPRHVERIARPWHPYCSVAAWYLWKSVDGAAQF; via the coding sequence ATGCAGCACGCCCTCAACCACCTGCGCCGTTCCGATCCTGTGCTGGGCGCCATCATCGAGCGCGTGGGCGAGTTCCGCATGGAGTACGACGAACCCTCGTTCGACACGCTGGCGCGCGCCATCATCTACCAGCAGTTGAGCGGCAAGGCAGCCGCAACCATTGCCCGTCGCGTGGTCGAAGCCTGCGGGGGCAAGCTCGAGCCGGAGCGCATTCTCGCGCTCCATCCCAACAAGCTGCGCGCCTGCGGGCTCTCCAAACAGAAGCTGCGCTACGTGCGTGACCTGGCGCGCCACGCACGCAATGGCGAGCTGGATCTTGAGTCCCTGGAAAAAATGGAAGACGCGGAAGTCATCGCGGTGCTCACACGCGTGAAAGGCATCGGCGTGTGGACCGCGCAGATGTTCCTCATGTTCGCCTTGCGCCGTCCCAACGTCCTGCCCACCGGTGATCTGGGCGTGCAAAATGCCATCCGCCGCGCCTACCGCAAGCGCAAGGTCACGCCTCGCCACGTGGAGCGCATTGCCCGGCCCTGGCACCCCTACTGCTCGGTCGCGGCCTGGTACTTGTGGAAGTCGGTGGACGGCGCCGCGCAATTCTGA
- a CDS encoding DNA translocase FtsK, whose amino-acid sequence MKHFSRLFTPTNNRRLNELIGLLQLVGALLLLLALASYSPLDPSLNTAASPGASHPARNWVGMVGAVIADLLLQLGGIPIFLLPVMLGMLGLCWFRSRPVSSPVAKSLGCGALLLFLPALLAILPWHPRWLGAIPIEGLLGRILGDFLIHYLNVAGAYLVALTAIAVALYLSTAFSFGAMRLWLETRFAFAIAARDRLMDWRNARAKAHAQRELEKRRIAAQRAALQAAQVRKQVPPSTPPSKTVAERLAEKLAERRAMTAAAGPQSATLGAPTAPAPFRSDSRPAAAGEEPQLGSRADAALKTKTVMPRITGGYRLPSSSLLHRPEEQGVVDEEQLRNLAQILTEKCAEFDVHGQVTHINPGPVVTTFELKPEAGIKYSRITNLADDLCLALRAESILIERMAGKSTVGIQVPNRERETIWLREVIEAQEFAASKSKLTLSMGKDINGRLVVADLATMPHLLIAGATGTGKSVAINAMIMSMLYKATPEQIRLILVDPKRLELGIYEGVPHLYTPIITEPKLAAYALRNACREMERRLKLLAEHSVRNIDQYNKLFGDEHTPSLFEKQDEANRPLPYIVIVIDELADLMMLDRANVEESITRLAQMARAVGIHLVLATQRPSVDVITGLIKANFPARISFRVATKVDSRTILDANGAEALLGRGDLLYLPAGSARVHRLHAPYVTEKEITAVVEFWKAQASAQYDEKFLQAPRDENARGEGGEDGGLGDEEQDELYEDAVRLVVEFGKASTSLLQRRLRIGYGRAAHLIDLMEKDGIVGAADGPKPREVLKKPDWLSEVEEALR is encoded by the coding sequence ATGAAGCACTTTTCGCGCCTTTTCACCCCCACGAACAACCGCCGCCTGAATGAGCTGATCGGCTTGCTGCAGTTGGTGGGAGCGCTGTTGTTGTTGCTGGCGCTTGCCTCCTACTCGCCGCTCGATCCGTCGCTCAACACGGCGGCTTCTCCCGGGGCATCGCATCCCGCCCGCAACTGGGTGGGCATGGTGGGCGCGGTCATCGCGGACCTGCTGCTGCAGTTGGGCGGCATTCCCATTTTCCTGCTCCCGGTGATGCTGGGCATGCTGGGCCTATGCTGGTTCCGTTCGCGACCGGTCAGTTCACCCGTCGCCAAGTCGCTGGGATGTGGGGCGCTGCTGCTTTTCCTGCCCGCGCTGCTGGCAATCCTGCCCTGGCACCCGCGCTGGCTGGGCGCCATACCCATCGAGGGCCTGCTGGGACGTATTCTCGGCGACTTCCTGATCCACTATCTCAACGTCGCCGGCGCCTACCTGGTGGCGCTGACTGCCATTGCCGTGGCGCTCTATCTCTCGACCGCCTTCTCCTTCGGCGCGATGCGATTGTGGCTGGAGACCCGCTTCGCCTTCGCGATTGCCGCCCGCGACCGCTTGATGGACTGGCGGAATGCGCGCGCCAAAGCACACGCGCAGCGCGAGCTGGAAAAACGTCGCATCGCCGCCCAGCGGGCCGCGCTCCAGGCAGCACAGGTCCGCAAGCAAGTACCCCCATCTACGCCGCCGAGCAAGACGGTTGCGGAGAGACTGGCGGAGAAGCTGGCGGAGCGCCGAGCCATGACGGCCGCAGCGGGGCCCCAGTCAGCCACTCTCGGAGCCCCGACTGCTCCCGCTCCCTTCCGGAGCGATTCCAGGCCGGCAGCCGCAGGAGAAGAACCGCAACTGGGCTCGCGAGCCGATGCCGCGCTCAAGACAAAGACGGTGATGCCGCGCATCACCGGGGGTTATCGCCTGCCCTCGAGTTCCCTGCTGCACCGCCCCGAGGAGCAGGGTGTGGTGGATGAAGAGCAGCTTCGCAACCTGGCGCAGATTCTCACGGAAAAGTGCGCGGAGTTCGACGTGCACGGCCAGGTGACGCATATCAATCCCGGCCCGGTGGTCACGACGTTCGAACTCAAGCCGGAAGCGGGCATCAAGTACAGCCGCATCACCAATCTCGCCGATGACCTCTGCCTGGCGCTGCGCGCCGAGAGCATCCTCATCGAGCGCATGGCCGGCAAGTCCACGGTCGGAATCCAGGTGCCGAACCGCGAGCGGGAAACCATCTGGCTGCGCGAAGTGATCGAAGCGCAGGAGTTCGCAGCCTCCAAGTCGAAGCTGACCCTCTCCATGGGCAAGGACATCAACGGCCGCCTGGTGGTGGCCGATCTGGCCACCATGCCGCACCTGCTCATCGCCGGCGCCACCGGCACGGGCAAGAGCGTAGCCATCAACGCCATGATCATGTCCATGCTCTACAAGGCCACGCCCGAGCAGATTCGTTTGATCCTGGTTGACCCCAAGCGGCTGGAGTTGGGCATCTACGAAGGCGTGCCGCACCTGTACACGCCCATCATCACCGAGCCGAAGCTGGCGGCCTACGCGCTGCGCAACGCCTGCCGCGAGATGGAGCGGCGGCTCAAGCTCCTGGCCGAGCACAGCGTGCGCAACATCGACCAGTACAACAAGCTGTTCGGCGACGAGCATACGCCCAGCCTGTTCGAGAAGCAGGACGAGGCCAACCGGCCACTTCCCTACATCGTCATCGTGATCGACGAACTGGCCGACCTGATGATGCTCGACCGGGCCAACGTCGAGGAGTCCATCACCCGGCTGGCGCAGATGGCGCGAGCCGTCGGCATCCACCTGGTGCTGGCGACGCAGCGGCCCTCCGTGGACGTCATCACCGGACTCATCAAGGCCAACTTCCCGGCGCGCATCTCCTTCCGCGTGGCCACCAAGGTGGACTCGCGAACCATCCTCGACGCCAACGGCGCCGAAGCCCTTCTGGGCCGCGGCGACCTGCTTTACCTGCCGGCGGGCTCGGCGCGCGTTCATCGCCTGCATGCGCCCTACGTCACGGAAAAGGAAATCACCGCCGTGGTCGAGTTCTGGAAGGCGCAGGCTTCCGCCCAGTACGACGAGAAGTTCCTGCAGGCGCCGCGCGATGAGAATGCGCGTGGCGAAGGCGGCGAGGACGGCGGACTGGGCGACGAGGAACAGGACGAGCTCTACGAAGACGCCGTGCGCCTGGTGGTGGAGTTCGGCAAGGCTTCGACGTCGCTCTTGCAGCGGCGTCTGCGCATCGGCTACGGACGCGCCGCCCACCTCATCGACCTGATGGAAAAAGACGGCATCGTGGGCGCCGCCGACGGCCCCAAGCCCCGAGAAGTCCTCAAGAAACCTGACTGGCTCTCCGAGGTCGAAGAAGCCCTGCGTTAG